In Arachis hypogaea cultivar Tifrunner chromosome 2, arahy.Tifrunner.gnm2.J5K5, whole genome shotgun sequence, a genomic segment contains:
- the LOC112754972 gene encoding pentatricopeptide repeat-containing protein At4g02820, mitochondrial gives MLISAKRKMFLRSIRTSYLASTRHLSTAPPPRTPSSSSPSGGGGGRDTLGRRLLSLVFPKRSAVVAINKWKEEGHPPPRKYELNRIVRELRKNKSFKHALEVCEWMTLQQHIKLVQGDYAVHLDLIAKVRGLNSAEKFFEDLPDQMRGRQTCTALLHVYVQNNLADKAEALMSKMSECDLLGCPLPFNHMISLYIANGKLEKVPQIIRELKMNTCPDVVTFNLWLTACALQSDVETAERVMLELKKAKIDPDWVTYSTLTNLYIKNDCLEKARSTLKEMENRTSRNTRVAYSSLISLHMNMGNKDEVIRVWKKMKASFRKMNDNEYLCMLSSLVKLGDFAAAENLYSEWESVSGTHDVRLSNILLASYVNQDQMEMAENFYHRIVRNGVSPSYTTWELLTWGYLKNKDVEKFLDYFEKAISSVKKWNPDQKLVREAFKILEELAHIEGAEKLLVTLRNTGHVNTDVYNLFLNIYAKAGKMPLIVAERMKKDNVQLDEETHRLLDLTSKMCVSDASLILSKAPIDGVLE, from the exons ATGTTGATTTCGGCAAAACGGAAAATGTTCCTCCGCTCCATCAGAACATCCTACCTCGCTTCCACACGCCACCTTTCCACGGCGCCGCCGCCACGAACACCCTCATCTTCCTCCCCATCCGGCGGCGGCGGCGGTAGAGACACGCTGGGGCGGAGGCTGCTGAGCCTTGTGTTCCCGAAACGCAGCGCGGTGGTTGCGATCAACAAGTGGAAGGAAGAAGGTCACCCTCCGCCACGCAAGTACGAGCTAAATCGAATTGTTCGCGAGCTACGTAAGAACAAGAGCTTCAAACACGCGCTTGAG GTCTGTGAATGGATGACCTTGCAGCAACATATCAAGCTAGTGCAAGGAGACTATGCTGTCCACTTGGACTTGATAGCTAAAGTTCGGGGTTTAAACAGTGCAGAAAAATTCTTTGAGGATCTTCCTGATCAAATGAGAGGCAGACAGACCTGCACTGCTCTTCTTCATGTCTATGTCCAAAACAATTTGGCAGACAAAGCTGAAGCCCTCATGTCAAAAATGTCAGAATGTGATTTATTGGGATGCCCACTTCCTTTCAACCACATGATATCTCTCTACATTGCAAATGGGAAGCTAGAAAAGGTCCCGCAAATTATTCGGGAATTGAAGATGAACACATGTCCTGATGTTGTTACTTTCAATTTGTGGTTAACTGCATGTGCTCTGCAAAGTGATGTTGAAACTGCAGAAAGAGTAATGCTCGAGTTAAAGAAGGCAAAAATAGATCCAGACTGGGTAACATATAGTACATTGACTAATTTGTACATTAAAAACGATTGCCTTGAAAAAGCAAGATCTACTTTGAAGGAGATGGAGAATAGAACCTCGCGGAACACTCGGGTTGCATATTCCTCTCTCATTAGCCTGCATATGAACATGGGGAATAAAGATGAAGTTATCCGAGTATGGAAGAAAATGAAGGCTTCCTTTCGCAAAATGAATGATAATGAGTATCTTTGCATGTTATCATCGCTTGTGAAGCTTGGAGACTTTGCTGCAGCTGAGAACCTCTATAGTGAGTGGGAATCTGTTTCCGGGACACATGATGTCAGACTTTCAAATATACTTCTTGCTTCATACGTTAACCAAGACCAGATGGAAATGGCGGAAAATTTTTATCATCGGATAGTAAGAAATGGCGTAAGTCCTTCTTACACTACATGGGAGCTATTAACATGGGGCTATTTGAAAAATAAGGATGTGGAGAAATTTCTAGATTATTTTGAGAAAGCCATTTCTAGTGTGAAAAAATGGAACCCTGATCAGAAGTTAGTGAGAGAGGCATTCAAAATCCTTGAGGAGCTGGCTCATATTGAAGGGGCAGAAAAATTGTTGGTTACCCTTCGCAATACTGGCCATGTGAATACTGATGTATATAACCTATTTCTCAACATTTACGCAAAAGCTGGTAAAATGCCTCTTattgttgctgagaggatgaaaAAGGACAATGTTCAGTTGGATGAAGAGACTCATAGGCTCTTGGATCTGACCAGTAAAATGTGTGTGAGTGATGCTTCACTGATTCTGTCGAAAGCACCAATTGACGGAGTATTAGAATAA
- the LOC112754981 gene encoding mitochondrial Rho GTPase 2 produces the protein MVLLLGPSTFFSGGRRRIRELRIAVAGDASTGKSTLIAAMASGSYSESVPPLLPPTRLPHNLFNDSVPLILIDTPSSLDKQGTRNEELKQADAVVLTYDCEERATFERLSSYWLPELRRLEVKAPVVVVGCKLDLRDDSRLVSLESFTSQIMQQFKEVVTCIECSAATMYQVPEVFYFAQKSVLHPVDPLFDYERNALTDRCVRALRRIFVICDQDMDGALNDEELNEYQVRCFNAPLQPSEIARVKRLIEQKVPEGVNYTGLTFPGFIYIHNMYLKKGSTETFWTVLRKFGYDNNLKLRDDCLPVPSKKAPDQSVELTSEAIEFLNGTFRLLDTDKDRSLCPAEVDKLFNTAPESPWNDAPYKDATEKTSMGYASLKGFLSQWALMTLLDPTLSLANLIYIGYSGNPATALQVTRRRSADRKKQTTERNVFQCYVLGSKNAGKSALLNSFLERPFSDSYTPTTVEQYAANVVELIGGTRKTLILCEIPEDGVSKFLSNQNCLAACDVALFVYDSSDEHSWRKSRDLLERVVRKGELTGYRVPCLLIAAKDDLTPHPRALLDSVKVAQQLGIEVPIHVSMKLDDSSYVYQKIVKAAEHPHLNIPESETAKKRKQQQQFFYQSLMFALVGAAVAAFGLSVSRARAIKKSSVT, from the exons ATGGTTTTGCTGTTAGGTCCCTCCACCTTCTTCTCCGGCGGACGTCGCCGGATCAGGGAGCTCAGAATCGCCGTAGCTGGCGACGCATCCACCGGAAAATCCACCCTCATTGCCGCCATGGCTTCCGGCTCTTACTCCGAATCGGTTCCACCGCTGCTCCCTCCCACGCGGTTGCCTCATAATTTGTTCAATGATTCCGTTCCCCTCATCCTTATTGACACTCCTTCAAG TTTGGACAAACAAGGCACGCGCAATGAGGAATTGAAGCAAGCTGATGCAGTGGTTTTAACGTATGATTGTGAGGAACGTGCAACCTTTGAGCGTTTGAGTAGTTACTGGCTTCCCGAGCTACGCCGGTTAGAG GTGAAGGCACCGGTGGTTGTGGTTGGTTGTAAGCTAGATCTGCGGGATGATAGTCGGCTAGTGAGCTTAGAGAGTTTCACTTCACAGATCATGCAACAATTCAAGGAAGTTGTTACCTGTATTGAATGTTCTGCAGCTACGATGTATCAG GTCCCTGAAGTTTTCTATTTTGCACAAAAATCAGTACTGCATCCAGTCGATCCATTGTTTGATTATGAAAGAAATGCTTTAACAGATAGATGTGTAAGGGCATTAAGAAGAATATTTGTAATCTGTGATCAAGACATGGATGGTGCCCTAAATGATGAAGAACTAAATGAATATCAG GTTAGATGCTTCAATGCACCATTGCAGCCATCTGAAATAGCAAGAGTCAAAAGACTTATAGAGCAGAAAGTACCTGAAGGAGTAAACTATACTGGTCTTACTTTTCCAGGCTTTATTTATATCCATAATATGTATCTAAAGAAAGGAAGTACAGAGACATTTTGGACAGTTCTAAGAAAGTTTGGgtatgataataatttaaaactcCGGGATGATTGCCTTCCAGTTCCATCTAAGAAGGCTCCTGATCAG AGTGTGGAGCTAACAAGTGAAGCTATAGAGTTTTTGAATGGTACCTTTCGATTGTTGGATACAGATAAA GATCGATCCCTATGCCCTGCAGAAGTTGATAAGCTTTTTAATACTGCTCCAGAGAG TCCATGGAATGATGCTCCATACAAGGATGCAACCGAGAAAACTAGCATGGGTTATGCATCTCTGAAGGGATTTCTGTCTCAG TGGGCCCTCATGACATTACTTGATCCAACACTTAGCTTGGCTAATTTGATTTACATTGGATATAGTGGTAATCCTGCTACAGCTTTGCAAGTTACTCGTAGAAGATCAGCAGACCGCAAGAAGCAAACAACAGAAAGAAATGTGTTTCAATGCTATGTTCTTGGTTCTAAAAATGCAGGGAAATCTGCTTTGCTGAATTCATTCTTGGAAAG GCCTTTCTCAGATAGTTATACTCCTACAACCGTTGAACAGTATGCAGCAAATGTAGTTGAACTAATTGGG GGAACTAGGAAAACTCTCATATTGTGTGAGATACCAGAGGATGGCGTATCAAAGTTTTTGTCAAATCAGAATTGTTTGGCTGCATGTGATGTAGCTCTTTTTGTGTATGACAG CTCAGATGAACATTCATGGAGGAAATCCAGAGATTTACTTGAGAGGGTTGTTAGAAAAGGAGAACTAACTGGCTATAGAGTTCCTTGCCTCCTCATTGCTGCTAAGGATGATTTAACTCCCCATCCGAGGGCGTTACTGGATTCAGTAAAG GTTGCTCAACAATTGGGAATAGAGGTACCTATTCATGTAAGTATGAAATTGGATGACTCAAGTTATGTGTACCAGAAGATTGTCAAGGCTGCAGAACACCCTCATTTGAACATTCCAGAGAGTGAGActgcaaagaaaagaaaacaacagCAGCAATTTTTCTATCAATCTCTTATGTTTGCCTTAG TTGGAGCAGCTGTTGCAGCATTTGGTTTGTCAGTGAGCCGAGCACGTGCCATAAAGAAAAGTTCAGTTACTTAG